One Sebastes umbrosus isolate fSebUmb1 chromosome 6, fSebUmb1.pri, whole genome shotgun sequence DNA window includes the following coding sequences:
- the sox18 gene encoding transcription factor SOX-7: MNLNEPSLSRETLLHASRMSLGGPWASGTPSPASDSEMGFEPNLSGDCSSPDGLGGGNVRRTEARLSLTPGSGGRSPNLTQAGGVSAGMADGKAVGGEQRIRRPMNAFMVWAKDERKRLAVQNPDLHNAVLSKMLGQSWKALSAPDKRPFVEEAERLRVQHLQDHPNYKYRPRRKKTTKKLKRVEPGLLLHSLAQGGAPGLGLGPGIGPLGAESGGSAYGHLGAHPPHHHHSHHLLHPLGHFRDLQAPGHPELESYGLPTPEMSPLDVLEDGAGESVFFPQHMQEEAGMGGWSGYHHHLHHHNQHYSHNYNNHSHHNAMNGAATHTQSSGLGVGAGLSTCLSPGRSSRVESSMSSRLNHSSGHHIALRSPVKCPPSLSDSSSLGSYPQPSISLPEPIKSHQPAASGYFSQMYGNSAPNAAYYMPSHLGQLSPPPETSPSSCSSSTFPPPLHLDPSNPESSCHLGSSSAEFWSEVDRHEFDQYVNVGRSREEAYGRGGGCGGGSKVLSGRSSSSVGSSVSSSVSSTMNRDVGSILSGAVGCDEGSSPLISALSDASSAVYYSACITG; the protein is encoded by the exons ATGAATTTAAACGAGCCCAGCTTGTCCAGAGAGACTCTGCTGCACGCCAGCCGGATGTCCCTCGGGGGCCCCTGGGCGTCCGGGACCCCGAGCCCGGCGTCCGATTCTGAAATGGGTTTTGAGCCGAACCTCTCGGGGGACTGCAGTTCTCCCGACGGCCTCGGAGGCGGGAACGTGAGGAGGACGGAAGCGAGGCTTTCTCTGACACCCGGTTCGGGGGGACGGAGTCCGAACCTGACCCAGGCGGGAGGCGTGTCGGCGGGCATGGCCGACGGCAAGGCGGTGGGGGGCGAGCAGAGGATCCGCAGGCCCATGAACGCCTTCATGGTCTGGGCCAAAGATGAGAGGAAGCGTCTGGCCGTGCAGAACCCGGACCTGCACAACGCTGTGCTCAGCAAGATGCTCG GTCAGTCCTGGAAGGCTCTGAGTGCTCCAGACAAGCGACCGTTTGTGGAGGAAGCAGAACGTCTCCGCGTCCAGCACCTCCAGGATCACCCCAACTACAAGTACCGGCCTCGCCGCAAAAAGACCACCAAGAAACTGAAGCGGGTGGAACCGGGGCTCCTGCTCCACAGTTTGGCCCAGGGCGGGGCCCCGGGCCTCGGGTTAGGACCTGGTATCGGCCCCTTGGGTGCAGAAAGTGGAGGTTCAGCTTATGGACATCTAGGCGCCCACCCTCCACATCACCATCATTCCCACCACCTGCTGCACCCTCTCGGCCACTTCAGGGACCTGCAGGCCCCCGGACACCCGGAGCTGGAGAGCTATGGCCTGCCCACTCCGGAGATGTCCCCTCTGGATGTTCTGGAAGATGGAGCCGGGGAATCTGTGTTTTTCCCCCAACATATGCAAGAGGAGGCGGGGATGGGAGGTTGGAGTGGCTACCACCACCACCTGCACCATCACAACCAGCATTACAGCCATAATTACAACAACCACAGTCACCACAACGCCATGAATGGTGCAGCAACACACACTCAGAGTTCAGGACTGGGTGTCGGTGCCGGTCTGAGCACCTGTTTGAGTCCAGGTAGAAGCTCCAGAGTCGAGTCGAGCATGAGCTCTCGGTTAAATCACTCCTCCGGTCACCACATCGCCTTGAGGAGTCCCGTAAAGTGCCCACCGTCTCTATCCGACTCCTCCTCGCTGGGTTCCTACCCCCAGCCCTCCATCAGCCTCCCTGAGCCCATAAAGTCCCATCAACCCGCCGCTTCAGGCTACTTCAGCCAGATGTATGGGAACAGCGCTCCCAACGCAGCATATTACATGCCCTCCCACCTGGGGCAGCTGTCACCTCCTCCTGAgacctctccttcctcctgctCGTCATCCACCTTCCCTCCTCCTTTGCACTTAGACCCCTCCAATCCGGAGTCCTCCTGCCATCTGGGCTCCTCTTCTGCTGAGTTTTGGTCCGAGGTGGACAGGCATGAGTTTGACCAGTATGTAAATGTGGGCAGGAGTCGAGAGGAGGCCTACGGACGTGGCGGGGGCTGTGGGGGCGGGTCCAAAGTCCTGAGTGGACGCAGTAGCAGTAGTGTCGGTAGTAGCGTGAGTAGCAGTGTCAGTAGTACCATGAACAGGGATGTGGGTAGCATTCTGAGCGGTGCCGTGGGGTGTGATGAAGGGAGCAGCCCTCTTATATCGGCTCTGTCTGATGCCAGCAGTGCTGTCTATTACAGTGCATGTATCACTGGATGA